The proteins below are encoded in one region of Triticum aestivum cultivar Chinese Spring chromosome 1B, IWGSC CS RefSeq v2.1, whole genome shotgun sequence:
- the LOC123124855 gene encoding probable serine protease EDA2 encodes MGAGTTAAATSRLAVVPLLLLPLLLARGAGAVSLWRPPPEAGLLGSAPGRFLTQEEHWMSQTLDHFSPTDHRQFKQRYYEFLDYHRAPNGPVFLNICGEASCSGISNNYLAVMAKKFGAALVSPEHRYYGKSSPFEDLTTENLRFLSSKQALSDLAVFRQYYQETLNAKYNRSGADNSWFVFGGSYSGALSAWFRLKFPHLTCGSLASSGVVLAVYNFTDFDKQIGESAGPECKEALQEVTRLVDGQLQSGHNSVKELFGAKMLENDGDFLYLLADAAAIAFQYGNPDVLCSPLVEAKKNGTDLVEAFARYVNDYYVGTFRASVASYDQNYLKNTTPAESSYRLWWYQVCSEVAYFQVAPKNDSVRSAKIDTRYHLDLCKNVFGEGVYPDVSMTNLYYGGTRIAGSKIVFANGSQDPWRHASKQKSSEELPSYLIECSNCGHCTDISGCPQAPSNIGGDSSKCSSPEAVNKVRKQIVDHIDLWLSECQDQGHDTVTKQGSRWSIATY; translated from the exons ATGGGAGCCGGAactaccgccgccgccacctcccgcctCGCCGTCGTTCCACTCCTGCTGCTACCCCTACTTCTCGCGCGCGGCGCCGGGGCTGTCAGCCTCTGGCGGCCGCCTCCGGAGGCCGGTCTCCTGGGCTCCGCCCCAGGCAGGTTCCTGACGCAGGAGGAGCACTGGATGAGCCAAACCCTCGACCACTTCTCCCCCACC GATCATCGGCAATTCAAGCAGCGGTACTACGAATTTCTCGATTACCACCGAGCTCCAAATGGGCCGGTCTTCTTAAATATATGTGGAGAAGCTTCATGCAGTGGGATTTCTAACAACTACTTAGCT GTGATGGCCAAGAAGTTTGGCGCTGCTTTGGTTTCTCCCGAGCATCGATACTATGGGAAGAGTTCCCCTTTTGAGGATTTGACGACAGAAAATCTAAGGTTCTTGTCATCAAAGCAGGCTTTATCTGATTTGGCTGTTTTCCGCCAGTATTATCAG GAAACATTAAATGCCAAGTATAATCGCTCAGGAGCAGACAATTCTTGGTTTGTGTTTGGAGGGTCGTACTCTGGAGCTCTCAGTGCTTGGTTCAGATTGAAATTTCCTCACTTAACATGTGGAAGTCTTGCAAGTTCAGGGGTTGTTCTTGCTGTTTACAACTTTACTGACTTCGACAAACAG ATTGGGGAGTCAGCTGGTCCAGAATGCAAAGAAGCACTTCAAGAAGTAACAAGACTTGTTGATGGACAACTTCAGTCTGGCCACAACTCGGTTAAAGAACTGTTTGGAGCAAAAATG TTAGAAAATGATGGTGACTTCCTTTACCTACTAGCAGACGCTGCAGCTATTGCG TTCCAATATGGCAACCCTGATGTTTTGTGCTCCCCACTAGTTGAAGCAAAGAAGAATGGTACGGAtttggtg GAAGCATTTGCTCGTTACGTGAACGACTATTATGTTGGGACATTTAGGGCATCAGTTGCATCATATGATCAGAACTATTTGAAGAACACAACCCCTGCTGAATCTT CATATCGATTGTGGTGGTATCAAGTTTGCAGTGAGGTTGCATATTTCCAAGTGGCGCCAAAAAATGATAGCGTCCGTTCTGCAAAGATTGATACAAG GTATCATTTAGACTTGTGCAAAAATGTTTTTGGGGAAGGAGTTTATCCTGATGTGTCCATGACAAACTTATACTACGGAGGCACAAGAATTGCAG GTTCTAAAATTGTTTTTGCAAATGGCTCTCAAGACCCATGGCGCCATGCTTCTAAGCAGAAATCATCGGAAGAAC TGCCATCATACTTAATTGAGTGCAGCAACTGTGGGCATTGCACTGATATCTCCGGATGCCCTCAAGCACCCTCAAATATTGGAG GTGATTCATCCAAATGCTCATCTCCAGAAGCAGTGAACAAGGTAAGGAAGCAGATCGTGGATCACATCGACCTGTGGTTGTCAGAATGCCAAGACCAAG GACACGACACGGTGACGAAGCAGGGGAGCAGATGGAGCATAGCTACCTACTGA